TTGGGAGCTGGTTATTTCTGGATCAAGCATTTCTACCTGTCGACTTTCAGCAAATGTTGATTCCGCCCATTGGACTACATCAGTTCCACGATTCCCATCATTAAGATATTGAGATGGGAATCGCCCTGTAAGGATTTCAAGAATCACAACTCCTAAACAATATACATCACTTTTAGGAGATACATTTCCATGTTTTATAACATCTGGGGTCTTATAAGCAAACAAAGCTTCGACCCTGTCGGTGTTTACTAATGAGCAAAATCCATAATCCGACAGAAATGGATGATTATCAGGGCCAAGTAATACATTGCTTGATTTGAGATTGCCATGAGGCACATCAAGAGAAGCAAGTTCCATGTGAAGATAATCCAGTCCCTTGGCAATTCCTTGCACAATCTTTAGTCTGGCAGGCCAATCAAGTCCAACATAGGATGTGTCATGCTCACCTGTTCCATATAACGGCATAAAATGTTGAATGAATTTGAATACAATAACAAATTTGAGATACACAGGCAAAGGAGGAAGATAAAATTTCATACCATGCAATTGGTAAAGTAAACAACCATTAGGAAGGTATTGATAGACAAGAAGCTTTTCTTCTCTTCGGTAATGGTAAGCTAAAGGTGTTAAAATATTGGGGTGTCGTAGATTTCCAAATTGTTTAACTTGTTTATCAAACTCATCTTTTCCTAATGCATTCATATCTCTCATCCTTTTTACAACAACCAGAACTTCATTAGCCATCGTAACTTTATAACAAAACCCTAGCTCCCCATTTCCCAGCACTTCTGCGGCTGCCTTCATCAACTCTGTCAACCCAAAATTGCCTTTTTCATCATTTACCATGACTAGCTCCGCTACACCACCACTTCCCTTTACATGACCCGACCCTTTACGAGAAGAGCTTCCACTTCTTTTTCTATTTACTTCCTCTTCTTTCGCAGTTGGTACCGAAACCTGCACTTCGATGGCCCTTTCAGAGCTAGTGGTTGGACCATTGGgacccttcttcttcttcttcttcttcacccATCTAATTGCTGCTAAGATAATTACAAAAACCAACATCACTCCTAATATTATGAGTGCCACAATGATTTTCGAGGGCAATTTTTTATCAGATTTACCAACCACATGTTTTTGATTTGTCACTAGTTTCGCAGTATTTTGAACTGGCTTGGTACAGTTAACACCCAAGATTTTCCCGCAAAGACCTGGATTTCCTGCAAATGAGTTTGCACTGAAATTTGATAAACTAATAGGGATCTCCCCCCCAAGTCTATTGTTTGATAAATTTATGGACTTCAAATTTGGGTGATCAAAAGCCGGAATATATCCACTGAATTGATTGTTCTCCAAGTGTAATTCGATTAGATGAGGCAACTGACCCAATGAAAATGGAATGCCCCCTATGAATTTGTTATGTGATAACCAAACTTTCTTCAATGATTTCATGTTAGTAAAAAAATGGGGTGGGATTTCACCCGAAAATTGATTCCCTGATAAGAATAAAGCCTTTAAAGCCCCCAATCGATTGAGTTGGGGAATAATTCCTTGAAAAGAATTGTTAATAACACTGAGAGAGCGCAAACCCTTAATCTCAACCAAAGCATCCATATCAATACTTCCTGATAACCCCATTCCTTCAAGACGCAAGCCTTGAACCACACCATTATGACAAAGCAATCCACCCCAAGGTGTTTGTTTAGTGCAAGGGACTGAGTTTGGCACCCAAGAATTAAGAGCACTAGAATTTgtaaaaaatttcttgagttctAACAAGGCCTTAGAATCTGATACAGAAAACGTTAATGGTGGCAACAACATGAGAATAAACAACTTGAAAAGCCATCCCTCGGCCATTTATTTTTAACCAAAGTGGAAGGAAGCCTCAAGGCGGTTTTTGGCAATGTATATTTAGTAGGTTTTGATAGTAAGGAGCTAATGATGTGCTGATTTTTCGTATTTTCTTggattgttgttgtctttttctCATGATGACTCGATATTGtcgtttttctttttctctttgtgAGGGACAGGTAAAGGGAAAGAGGGAGAGGAAACAAGTTTTTGAACAAGTCAAAGGTTTAAGAAAAATCCGTTATTACCGTTTAACATGTACGGATTTGAAATGATTATCATTACCACCTCTCAAAACTTGGGTTTCAGCCTTCATTTCTGCACCAAAATAGTGTGGATTTCTTCACAAAAGGCAGAATCCaagcaaattaaaaataaattaatttaattatcaattcaattatattttacatattatttttcTATATAAATTGGGGTAGGGGATGTGGGTAATAGTGTTCCAATCTATGTTAAATAAGTGACTAATAATAACTTTAACCATTGCTCCATACAAGTCAAGACTTGTGATAATACTTTTTTTTAGCCTAAGTCGCTTATCATTAAAACTATGAAGAAAAGAAGTAAAGAATCAGTCTAACACCAAATTGAAAGGGAACTACACTAACCCCAAGTCAACAGGCTTACTCTATACGCCTAGGCTTAAACATCCCTTCCAACCGTAAAGCTATTCAcacattactcaaaacttacaatttaaaaaaaacaagagaagaaataaaatatgtatGATTTGTATAGGATAAGACCGTCCTAGCCAAACTGTGAACCGCCTTATTAACAGTTTGACGTGTCAAATGGAAAGAAAATATTGAAATTGTGTTTCCAATTGTAAACAATCACGCAAAATTAAACAATTTTAACATATTCCTAAAGATTGACTATTCAATGAAATAATAGCATCCTTAGTGTTTGACACAACCTAGACATTATCCCACCCTTTCGACTTAATCCAAGAGAGAGCTTCTCGGATGGACAATGTTTTGATCATAAACAGATCCTACAGTACCGGACAAAAATATGTCAATCCAGATGCAAATCGCCCATATTCATAAGTATACTAATAACTTCAAAGTAtgcaaaaataaaagaaataaacccTTCAAAATATAAATGCAACCTAACGCTAGAAGCgtaaatgagaaattgatgctcatAAATTATTCGAATTGGATTAGGGTCGCAATCGGGGGTGCGAAGGCCGAAGGTCCCTGCGGTACGATACAGGTTGCACAAGTAAAATCAGTACAAACTTTTACTTCCTCTATTTGATGTTTGATTAGAATAAGATGTTTTAATCTTACTACATTATATCTATCTGACTTTGATTATAATAAGATTtttaaacctataaatagacataatcATTTCTCCTCTTGTGTCATTCGAATTTGATATtgtgaattttcttcttctttttttctcaaaagaattttcatgtaaaattctgtgttctattttttctctctttctttgtgATTTATTGTCATTATCGACATTTAATTCTCACACACGTATTAAGTCTAGGATAGGATACGTGTTGATGTGCATAGAATCTATCTAGTACATCACGTCAATATATAATATCCATATCATATAAATAGTCAAACATCATGATCTAAGGAAGACAAGGAAAAAGACTCTAcaataagaagaagaaaaaaagagagaaaacatTTAGAACATGATGAAAACAGTTCCtgctaaattttttgtttttattccaCATGGTACCTGCCCATAGTCCTATCGGATCACTGGATGGGGCACTGGGGTttgatattttctttattttctttctttgtaCTTGTTTTTTTATCTAAGTTAGTCCACATCCCCGGCCTAAATTCACTATTCAATTAATATtacacttttaaaaatatatttattatttataatttttttatatctagagttaaatagaaataagtttttaattatagACCCATGTTAAGCCTATTAAATTATGCAATCTAGAATTAAATCAATTTACTCTAATCggtaaaaattaaattcattatttaaattatattaaaaataaaaatataataaataaatcaaaatttctaAAACCTCCATCTAAACTCTAATCAACACTTAAACCTAGTTTAAGAATAATTCTAAAAAATGCTTCTGGAAAAAAAAATTTCAggagaaattaaaatttttaactttagaaaaagtGCTTTTCGGTAAATGTATTCAAATTTCGATTAAAATCGAATGAACTAATTGATATCCCCTATTTTTGAATCAATTTTTGATTTGAGAGAAACAATTTTTCTCCTAAAAAGTAAttatttagaaatattttttatgttagaAGTGCGAAACATGTTTAATCACTTACAGTTATTCGTAGTTTGAGAACTTCAACCCCCAAAGTTGAAACttgtatataaaattaataactatGGTCAAGGAGCGGCTACTAAGTAGGGATGAGAATACTTAGACAAGTCACCTCCATGACTTTTATATTTAGTTAATGTGAGAATAGGGAGACCTTAGTTTTGGGTTTACTTTTGGTCAATATACATTTTAAGACTCGTTCAAGCAAAATAAAAGTCTCGTTAATTAATACTATCATTTTagatcttttctttttctttttaaattattcataatatttataataatactataatttataattttattttttatttatattttcgtGCCTAATATTTGTGAGAGAGGAATAATTCACTTTTATGGCGTTGTAAAATTAAAttggttttaatattttataaatttttgtagATAAAGtttgttattttatataaaatattaattattaaatatatattaatataaataatattttagattAACGGATagaatattgaattaatttaataatttaaataataataaacacaattatattaataaattgaatggttggattattaaattatttaaaaaatacaaagttaaattaattttaattttaaaattgtgtAAGTGGATCCCTCCTCTTTTGAAGAGGTATTCATTTACACCTAGGGTAGAATTTAGTTCAGTctgttttttgaatttttcaaaTCGTGTATGATAATTCGATTTGGTTCTTCAAATTTTcagtattaattttaaatgttgaattttttaaaattaatttgacaAAATAAGTTgatatttgataagttttttaaaaatcatagctatttctaaaattcatttctcaagaaaataaaataatcaaaaattgttatgtaatttttaataaaaataaaattatttctactattttaaatataaaatatttatttttagggttaaatataaaatagGTACCTGAATTTGTCTACTTCTCTCAGATTGGTAATTATGGTTTTTTTGTCTCAGATTGGTATCCAAATTTTTTTCCGTCCACTATATTAGTACCTTAGACGAACGACGTTAACTTTTTGCTGACGTGGCAGCAGTAACCAATCTGATGCCACTACATGGCATCCTCTTGTaacccctttttctttttattttcttttttattttccctcatcttctcccttttttcttttctttacttatttttccttttgttttctgGGTCTACTCTTAtacttcatctttctttttttctttcttctgtcAAAAACCCCTAAAATTTTCCCCAATGCTCATacatgtttctttttcttttctttttattttcattaaatcCCTCTCTCAGTTTTCTACTTTTTCATGAATCAAGAGTGGCATCGTTAAATCTAAAAGGAAGCGTTTAAGTTATTCCTCTAGATAATTTCAACAATGGAGGCTTAAAGTTCCTCTTGGAACTCTTCTTATTTTGTTTCGCTTTATTCAAACTCATCAAATTCGACTCGAATTCACCAGCCCAATACGAATCCTCGCTAATCCAATAACCTAAACCGTTATTGAAATCATCAAACTCGCTGTATGGATAATAACCGTTCGATTTTAATCTCTTTGGATTACCATTGTAATTGTAAAAGGTCTTTTCTTCTCCCCTTTCTCTGTATCCAAACCCTGATTTTCACATCGAAACAAAGCCCCCAACTAGATTTAAAACCCAATCACTTAtcctaatttcaaaataattattaTCATACCCAATCATACCTAAATCCAATATTGAAAAAACTAAAAATACAATCCATacaatgaagatataaaatttgCACATTCTTCCCGTGAACCCAGTCCCTGATTTTGTTATTTGTTTTTCGAAAATAAAccttagaaaggagaaaaaaagccAGGTGAACAAAATACTCTTCAAACAAACTCAAAAAGTGTCACCTAAATTTCTTGTGGTTGTAAGATGCCCATACATGAATGATACCATGTACCAATGACAAAGTTttgttctttctttctctctcagCTGAACAAAAGagaaattttaaactttaaaagaaagaagaaacaaaggataagcttttgattaaaaaattgaaagttttctagatttgaaaatatgagaaaaaaaaaaagaaatgaaagagatTTGGggagagaaagaagaagaaaaagaaaggaatgactaaattggagggagaaaaaaaggttttttttttttatattataacgTCACCGTGACATCATTTATGTCACGTGTTATAATCTTATTCCACCACGTGTCCTAAACTTAACTTAATGACATTAGTCTCAAGTACTGATTTAGGTGACAAAAAAAATCGAGTACTAATTTGGAAAAAAATCATAAATACTAATTTAGGAGAAGTGGATAAGTTTAAGTACTAATTTATATTTAACACTTATTTTtacaacataaaaatttaaaattatttataaactaaataaaaataaaattgatttaGTTTTAATAACCAcaattttaaatttgtatttcatAAATCATCTAAAAACTTTGATTTAAATTAGTTTTCTACTTCTCGATTTTCTTGCTCAAGTATTAGTTACACAATATAAAACTAAATTCATTTCTCAagcaaataaaaataatcaagaatcattatgtaatttttattaaaataaaattatttttactattttaaatataaaatatttattttaaaagttaaatataaaattagtaccCATATAAAATTAGTACCCAAATTTGTTCACTTCTCTCTGATTGgacttatggttttttttttgtcCGAGATTAGTATTCGAATTTTTTCTTTGTCCACTTTATTGGTACTTGAAATGAACGACATTAACTTTTTGCTGATGTGGCAACGCTGACCAATCGCATGCCACCACGTGGTGTCTTTTTgtacctctttttttttttcctcctcctctcgccattttactttctttacttatttttctctcttttttttctggGTATGCTCATATacttcatctttcttctttatttcTTCTGTAGAAAAACCCcccaaaattttatcaattttcatacatctttcttattctttttattttctttcttttctttttcattaaaTCTCTCtcttagttttttatttttccatgaaTCAAGAACGACGTCGTTAAATCTAGAAAGAAGCGTTTGAGTTATTTCTCTAGATAATTTCAACAACGTAGGCTTAAAGTTCCTATTGGAACTCTTCTTATTTTGTTTCGTTTTATTCAGATTCATCGAATTCGACTCGAATTCACTAGCCCAGTATGACTCCTCGCTACTCCAATAACCTAAACCGCTATTGAAATCATCGAACTCATTGTATGAATAATAACCGTTCAATTTCAATCTCTTCGAATTACCATTGTAATTGTAAAATATCTCTTCAGCTCCCTTTTCTTTGTATCCAAACCTTGATTTTCACATTGAAACAAAGCCCCCAGCTAGATTTAAAACCCAATCACTTATCctaattttaaaacaattatcGCACCCAATCTCATCTAAATCCAATATTGAAAACCTtaataacatgtgaaaaataaaatagaataaaataaataaaaataaagaacacataaattttacgtggaaaccctttcgggaaaaaaaaccacgggcagaggagaagaaaattcactatgtcgaaaaattttttttactcaaatacaagaggaatagactatgtctatttataggcttgcaaagccatattctagtaggattgaaacaccttatcctaatcaatataaaatagatggagtttaataaggtttaaaaaccttattctaaaataaaataaaagaagtctagttctatatggattttacttttattttattttccatcgtattttatttaaataagaatttgggtcacttaattctaacaatctccaccttgacacaaattctcaatgaacaagttcttcatcgcgaactttcaataaacaagttcttcacctcttccaaaaaaccccttaagggtttaacttcaacaatgaacaccaaccaagtctaagcaatgctcaaacttggttataggaagtgacttagttatcatatctgcaggattttcatgagtgctaattttgctcacaacaatatcaccacgagcaataatatcacgaacaaaatgataccgaatatcaatgtgttttgttctctcatgaaacatttgatcttttgtaagaaagatggcactctgactgtcacaaaatactgtgctgatttgaaggtcttcattgagttcactaaatagtcccttcaaccaaatagcttctttacaagcctcaataatcgccatgtactcagcttcagtggtagacaaagcgactgtagtttgcaaagtggctttccaactaattgcacaacctccgattgtaaagacgtaacctgtgagagatcttcttctatcaaggtctccagaaaaatcagcatcaacataccctataactccatctttagttcttccaaactgtaagcaaacattagtagtgcctcgtaagtatcttaaaatccatcgaatcgctttccggtgttctttaccagattcgccatgtatcgctaatctgcccgatcgcatatgataaatcgggcgtgaacaaaccatagcatacatgagagatcctcttgcactagagtatggaacatgtgacatgtactcaatctcattatcgattgaggagataaggccgatgaaagtccgaatgggtcgctaaaggagtactaacgagcttagcactctgcatattgaacaccgcaaagaactttctcaatgtacccttccgacttaggtacaatttacttgcttttctatctcgagaatctccataccaagtatcttctttgctggtcctaaatttttcatctcaaattcttcacttagttgggctttaacctttcttatctctctttatcttttctttgctatcaacatgtcatcaacataaagaagtagatacacaaaagaaccatcaacgtttttcttaaagtagacacaactgtcaaaactacttcttttgaaatcatgagaagtcataaaggaatcaaacctcttgtaccacttgtcttggtgatttgtttcaaaccgtaaagggacttttttcaacaagcaaacatagtcctcttttacgagactataaaaccctccggttgttgcatgtaaatatcttcctcaagttctccatgcaaaatgcggttttacatctaactgctcaagctccaaatcatgcatggcaacaataccaagcaaagctcgaatcgaactatgcttaacaacctggagagaacacatctgtgaagtccactcgaaatttgatcagaaccctttgcaacaagccttgctttatatccggttcttcaactcccgagtcccttctttcttttaaacactcATTTACAACGAACGccttttttacctttaggaagttttacaagatcccatgttctgtttttgtggagtgattccatctcctcttgcatagcaaacatccacttttacgagtcttcacactaatcgcctcgaataattaaatggctcttgattcgcatctatatcttcaccacatttaaagcataagcaactagatcaacatcggcatacttctttggaggtttaatttctcttcttgtcctgtttttggcgatagagtattgcggtgaagaagcaactctattctcaattttgtatctggcttgaggagttgattctcagtattaatcgatgctccaccgcttttggttttctttattggaagagtctttaagagataagttaggtagcatagcgtttcatcaaaaacaacatctctcgctaatcacaacttttctattttcaggacaccataacttatagccttttacaccactttataaccaagaaaacgcatttaatggatctcggttccaattttccattatcaacatgagcatatgcGGGACActcaaaatctttaaatcgaataattagcgggattacggaccatacctcttgtggagtcttttttcaatggcagcggatggagatcggttgatcaaaaacatgcacgAGAAATCGCTTaccccaaaatgacttcgtaagttggcatttgacaacatacatcgaaccttctccatgatcgttcgttcattcgctctgcaacgccgcttttgttgggagtatgatgaactgtcaagtgtctcatgatccttccgacttgcacaatctattaaactcatcgagcgaactctaagccattatgcatgcggaggtattttatctgcttttccgtctgcttttcaatcataattttccaagacttaaatgtggaaaacacatcgcttttcgcttggaagaacgcccaaacttttcggaaaaatcatcaataaaggttagcatataattagctccacctctcgaaggcactcgggcggccccacggatcgaatggatatactccaatgtttccttcgtgttatggattcctctagtgaatcgaactctctttgcttcccaaaaacacagtgctcacgaaattcggtttgcaaattccttgcccattaagaagtcctctttgcttaattcgccatgccattctcactcatatgccctaggcgatatgccaaagtttagtaatatcatcatcgacaaggaagaggaagcggcaatttgcatcaccaatatgatagaaccacagaaaacatataacttggcaatctttctttgccctttcatcacaacaaggaccctttgaaatctttaaaaccccactttcaatgtGTATCTGCAcctttgaatcaagagtactcaacgaaattaaatttcttttcaattcggaacatgccgcacgtcactaagtgttcgacaactccatcaaacatcttaactttaattgttccaacactgcgattttacatgaagcattatttcccatcaaaacaacaccttcagaatctttgtttcataagttgtaaaccaatccgattgggactcatgtggaaggtgcagctgaatcaagtatccactcctcgcttactttagaatcattgatgaagcaactagaagttcaccatcgcgtagtcttctacaacatcgccttcaccgaattttcggtttgtttttccttttgattcgcagcctccttttaatcttattttgtagcttatagcactcagatttaatgtgccctttcttcttgcgaagttgcaagttttacctctgtttgaagatttcgatctacccttagatttaccacgaggattccgttctcgtgttctaccacgatcatcatcaacattaggtcttgtctcccacgaacaatgagaccctctcccgagagttgggtttaaccacaagatgcttcatcttatcatacgaggttaaagaatcataaacctcatcaactgtgagagactcgcggctatataaaatcgtgtctctaaaggttgaataagacggggcaacgaacaaagtagaatcaaccctagatcttccttatcatcttgaacctccatggcctccaagtttgagagaatttctttaaacaacattaagtgttcgtgtctgacgcaccttcctccaaacgatgagcataaagacgccgcttcatatgcaacttgcttgttagagttttcgacatacatatttgttctagcctcttccataatgcaatgcgttttctctttcatcacatcctgcaaaatttcgttggacaaatgcgagatgtaattgtgttaatgcctttcgatccttacgcttcttctcttcatctgttaatgtcgaaggcatcttatctatcctagcggggcatcctctagatccatctgtgcaagaacgcttgcatcttaatttgccacaacgcaaatcggtgttgcgatccaacaatgaatttcatacttcaaagacgccattaccgtgatcgagatgaataaccctaagctcgataccaatttgtgaaaaataaaatagaataaaataaataaaaataaagaacacataaattttacgtgaaaccctttcggaaaaaaaaccacagcagaggagaagaaaattcactatgtcgaaaaatttttactcactcaaatacaagaggaatagactatgtctatttataggcttgcaaagccatattctagtaggattgaaacaccttatcctaatcaatataaaatagatggagtttaataaggtttaaaaaccttattctaaaataaaataaaagaagtctagttctatatggattttacttttattttattttccatcgtattttatttaaataagaatttgggtcacttaattctaacataacACGATCCATACAATGAAGATATGAAGTCCGCACATTCTTCCCGCAAATCCAAACCCTgattttgttctttgtttttcaaaaataaaccTTAGAGAGGAGAATAAAAGACAGATGAACAACACTCTTCAAACAAATTCAAGAAATGTCGCCTAAATTCCTTGTGGTTGTAACATGCCTATACATGAATGATACCATGTACCAACGACAAAGTTCcgttctttctttctctctcagCTGAACAAAAGAGAAATTTTAGACTctcaaagaaagaagaaaaagagaagaagcttttgattaaaaaaattgaaagttttttatttgaaaatctaATAAAAAGAGAAATGAAAGAGATTTGGGGacagaaagaagaagaagaaaaatagaggaACAACTGAATTGGGGGGAGAAAAAAagtcaaaagaaaaaaattttagattatGACATCACTATGATGTTATTTATGTCACGTGTCACAATTAGAGTGATCATGGGTCGGGATGGTGCCTGGCCAAGGCTCGCCTGGGAAAAataggagggtttgggtaaaatataggctgaaaaatgggcttgggcaaaaaagcGAGGCCTGTTTAAAAAAGCGGGCAGACCTCGATAAGAGTTTTTTGGCCGGGCctctttaattatatattaatatatattttattttattttaattattttaaattttaatataactatttttattatattgttaatttgtgtattgttttaagaattgttttagtattatttttatttgttttaatatttattttatgtttttaaatatattttatttattatatttttaaattttttatttaatgaaataagaaaaaaattaatatgggcgggcgggcgggcttagtaattttatttcgggcgagcttgggcaaaattttaggcccatatttggtCGGGCAGACCAGAgcctagtagacgggcctaaaattttatctgGGCCCGACCGAcccgcccatgatcacctctagtcACAATCTTATTCATCACGTATCTTAAACTTAACGGTGTTTGACTTAGGTACCAAATTAGTTGATAGAAAAAAATTGAGTACCAATctaggaaaaataaaattataagtaTTAATATGGGAAAAGTGGATAAGTTTAggtattaatattatatttaacccttatttttacaacataaaatttaaaactatttataaattaaataaaaataaagtttaatttaattttaataaccaTAATTTTAAATTTGCATTTCATAAACTatctaaaaattttgatttaaatt
The Gossypium arboreum isolate Shixiya-1 chromosome 10, ASM2569848v2, whole genome shotgun sequence genome window above contains:
- the LOC108472184 gene encoding pollen receptor-like kinase 3 — translated: MAEGWLFKLFILMLLPPLTFSVSDSKALLELKKFFTNSSALNSWVPNSVPCTKQTPWGGLLCHNGVVQGLRLEGMGLSGSIDMDALVEIKGLRSLSVINNSFQGIIPQLNRLGALKALFLSGNQFSGEIPPHFFTNMKSLKKVWLSHNKFIGGIPFSLGQLPHLIELHLENNQFSGYIPAFDHPNLKSINLSNNRLGGEIPISLSNFSANSFAGNPGLCGKILGVNCTKPVQNTAKLVTNQKHVVGKSDKKLPSKIIVALIILGVMLVFVIILAAIRWVKKKKKKKGPNGPTTSSERAIEVQVSVPTAKEEEVNRKRSGSSSRKGSGHVKGSGGVAELVMVNDEKGNFGLTELMKAAAEVLGNGELGFCYKVTMANEVLVVVKRMRDMNALGKDEFDKQVKQFGNLRHPNILTPLAYHYRREEKLLVYQYLPNGCLLYQLHGMKFYLPPLPVYLKFVIVFKFIQHFMPLYGTGEHDTSYVGLDWPARLKIVQGIAKGLDYLHMELASLDVPHGNLKSSNVLLGPDNHPFLSDYGFCSLVNTDRVEALFAYKTPDVIKHGNVSPKSDVYCLGVVILEILTGRFPSQYLNDGNRGTDVVQWAESTFAESRQVEMLDPEITSSQNSSLANMEKLLHIGLLCTQTSVENRLEIKEALRMIEEVQVEEGPLSILV